A genome region from Crossiella equi includes the following:
- the lipA gene encoding lipoyl synthase codes for MTVVPEGRKLLRLEVRNSQTPIEKKPSWIKTRAKMGPEYRELKGLVKREGLHTVCEEAGCPNIYECWEDREATFLIGGDQCTRRCDFCQIDTGKPADFDAEEPRRVAESVQAMGLRYSTVTGVARDDLPDGGAWLYAETVRQIHAMNPGTGVELLIPDFNADPEQLAEVFGSRPEVLAHNLETVPRIFKRIRPAFRYERSLQVITEAREFGLVTKSNLILGMGETPEEVTEALQDLHDAGCDIITITQYLRPSLRHHPVERWVKPEEFVAHKETAEKIGFAGVMAGPLVRSSYRAGRLYAQAKQFRGEQVPAHLNHLAEAGPGAQEITALLSR; via the coding sequence ATGACCGTGGTGCCCGAGGGCCGCAAGCTTCTGCGGCTGGAGGTTCGTAACAGCCAGACTCCCATCGAGAAGAAGCCCTCGTGGATCAAGACCCGGGCGAAGATGGGACCCGAGTACCGCGAGCTGAAGGGCCTCGTCAAACGCGAGGGCCTGCACACGGTCTGCGAGGAAGCGGGCTGTCCCAACATCTACGAGTGCTGGGAAGACCGCGAGGCCACGTTCCTCATCGGCGGTGACCAGTGCACCCGCCGCTGCGACTTCTGCCAGATCGACACGGGCAAGCCCGCCGACTTCGACGCCGAGGAGCCGCGCCGGGTCGCCGAGTCGGTCCAGGCGATGGGCCTGCGCTACTCCACCGTCACCGGCGTCGCGCGCGATGACCTGCCCGACGGCGGGGCGTGGCTGTACGCCGAGACCGTGCGCCAGATCCACGCGATGAACCCGGGCACCGGTGTCGAGCTGCTCATCCCCGACTTCAACGCCGACCCGGAGCAGCTGGCCGAGGTCTTCGGCTCGCGCCCGGAGGTGCTCGCGCACAACCTGGAGACGGTGCCGCGGATCTTCAAGCGGATCCGGCCCGCCTTCCGGTACGAGCGCTCGCTGCAGGTGATCACCGAGGCGCGTGAGTTCGGCCTGGTCACCAAGAGCAACCTGATCCTGGGCATGGGCGAGACCCCGGAAGAGGTCACCGAGGCGCTGCAGGACCTGCACGACGCGGGCTGCGACATCATCACGATCACCCAGTACCTGCGGCCGAGCCTGCGCCACCACCCGGTGGAGCGCTGGGTCAAGCCGGAGGAGTTCGTGGCGCACAAGGAGACCGCCGAGAAGATCGGCTTCGCCGGTGTCATGGCCGGTCCGCTGGTGCGCTCCTCCTACCGCGCGGGTCGTCTGTACGCGCAGGCCAAGCAGTTCCGCGGTGAGCAGGTGCCCGCGCACCTCAACCACCTCGCCGAGGCCGGGCCGGGCGCGCAGGAGATCACCGCGCTGCTGTCCCGCTGA
- a CDS encoding serine hydrolase, with protein sequence MLSRRRLLTAGATAAAASLLLPALPALAAPKADFTTREGWLAWLAANRHRVGLYANTGRTCLAHRADAPQPLASAVKVVHLAAYAESGLNPATKVTVADWERFLLPFTDGGAHPAALRHLGLAADPVTGLAVDQAAEVTLDQLAGVMIYLSDNAATDFLRDRLGEPALRRAALRGGWPAVDTRSKLGDFLYLLLPGEHRPGVPRIPMGELLARRYLREEAFRDRARLLARDPANLPPVDAQLAWARGDVRASASTLASFHRAIATLRFPAAARHHLELPSSTTLPRA encoded by the coding sequence ATGCTGTCCCGACGCCGCCTGCTGACCGCGGGCGCCACGGCCGCCGCCGCGTCCTTGCTGCTGCCCGCCCTACCGGCGCTGGCCGCCCCGAAGGCGGACTTCACCACCCGCGAGGGCTGGCTGGCCTGGCTGGCCGCGAACCGCCACCGCGTGGGCCTGTACGCGAACACCGGCCGCACCTGCCTGGCCCACCGCGCGGACGCCCCGCAGCCCCTGGCCTCGGCGGTCAAGGTCGTGCACCTGGCTGCCTACGCGGAGTCGGGCCTGAACCCGGCCACGAAGGTCACGGTCGCCGACTGGGAACGCTTCCTGCTGCCCTTCACCGACGGCGGCGCCCACCCGGCGGCACTGCGCCACCTGGGCCTTGCGGCGGACCCGGTCACGGGCCTGGCGGTGGACCAGGCGGCCGAGGTCACGCTGGACCAGCTGGCAGGCGTGATGATCTACCTGAGCGACAACGCGGCCACCGACTTCCTCCGCGACCGCCTGGGCGAACCGGCCCTGCGCCGCGCGGCCCTCCGGGGCGGCTGGCCCGCGGTGGACACCCGGAGCAAGCTGGGCGACTTCCTTTACCTGCTGCTCCCCGGCGAGCACCGCCCTGGCGTGCCGAGGATCCCGATGGGCGAGCTGCTGGCGCGGCGCTACCTGCGGGAGGAGGCCTTCCGCGACCGGGCCCGCCTGCTGGCACGCGACCCGGCGAACCTGCCCCCGGTCGATGCCCAGCTGGCCTGGGCCCGGGGCGACGTCCGCGCCTCGGCGAGCACCCTGGCCAGCTTCCACCGGGCGATCGCCACCCTCCGTTTCCCTGCGGCGGCCCGCCACCACCTGGAGCTCCCGAGCTCCACCACCCTGCCCCGGGCGTGA
- a CDS encoding IS481 family transposase, whose protein sequence is MHRNARTTIHARQLINTRYQAGWPPARIAEQLGISRTTVHKWIHRYRTEGEAGLADRSSRPHTSPTRTPAELETAVLAARTEHRRGAVHLAGLLGLAAATVGRILRRHHVPALAHLDAVTGLPVRRRHTGIRYQRPHPGDLLHVDVKKLGRIPDGGGWRVHGRSEAVRGRGNGWDYLHVAVDDRSRLAYVEALPDEKGLTCAGFLHRAACWFREHGVTVLRVLTDNAKAYRVDRDWQAVCTALGIRRRFIKPGCPWTNGKAERFNRTLQTEFAYARAWTSNDERVAALPGWVDRYNTQRAHSALAGHPPISVLAG, encoded by the coding sequence ATGCACCGTAACGCCCGCACCACCATCCACGCACGCCAGCTCATCAACACCCGCTACCAGGCCGGGTGGCCACCGGCCCGCATCGCCGAACAACTCGGCATCTCCCGCACCACCGTGCACAAATGGATCCACCGCTACCGCACCGAGGGTGAAGCGGGCCTGGCCGACCGCTCCTCCCGCCCCCACACCAGCCCCACCCGCACCCCCGCCGAGCTCGAGACGGCGGTTCTGGCCGCCCGGACCGAGCACCGCCGGGGCGCGGTGCACCTGGCCGGACTGCTCGGGCTGGCCGCGGCCACCGTCGGCCGGATCCTGCGCCGACACCACGTGCCCGCACTCGCCCACCTGGACGCCGTCACCGGGCTGCCGGTGCGCCGCCGCCACACCGGGATCCGCTACCAGCGCCCGCACCCCGGTGACCTGCTGCATGTCGATGTCAAGAAGCTCGGCCGGATCCCTGATGGTGGTGGCTGGCGCGTGCACGGTCGCAGCGAGGCCGTCCGTGGCCGGGGCAATGGCTGGGACTACCTGCACGTGGCTGTCGATGACCGTTCCCGCCTGGCCTATGTCGAGGCGTTGCCGGATGAGAAGGGTCTGACCTGCGCGGGTTTCCTGCACAGGGCCGCTTGCTGGTTCCGGGAACACGGGGTGACCGTGTTGCGGGTGCTGACCGACAACGCCAAGGCCTACCGAGTGGACCGGGACTGGCAGGCGGTCTGCACCGCCCTGGGGATCCGGCGGCGCTTCATCAAACCGGGGTGTCCCTGGACCAACGGCAAGGCCGAGCGGTTCAACCGGACGTTGCAGACCGAGTTCGCCTACGCGAGGGCCTGGACCTCCAACGACGAGCGGGTGGCGGCACTGCCGGGCTGGGTGGATCGCTACAACACCCAACGCGCCCACTCAGCCCTGGCAGGCCACCCACCGATCAGCGTCCTGGCCGGGTGA
- a CDS encoding oxidoreductase, with protein sequence MRDWTAEDMPDQSGRTFVITGASSGLGLYSAYALAAKGATLLLACRSPERGARAVDQVRTTAPRARVELVRLDLSDLASVRAAAADIRERTDDQLHVLMNNAGVMGPPLGRTADGFETQMGTNHLGHAALTWLLMPALRQTAGARVVTVSSLAHRRTTLRLDDLNYERRRYNAFGAYSESKLANLMFAQELDRRLSAASLDVLSLAAHPGLTDTELGPSGGRARRNKVLEVGITLFNKAFTMRTERGVLPQLYAATAPGVRGGQYYGPASMGETRGGPALAACSPQSQDTSVAAELYALSGELTGIHPDPS encoded by the coding sequence ATGCGGGACTGGACGGCGGAGGACATGCCCGACCAGAGCGGGCGCACGTTCGTGATCACGGGCGCCAGTTCGGGACTGGGTTTGTACAGCGCCTACGCCCTCGCCGCGAAGGGCGCGACGCTGCTGCTCGCCTGCCGGTCGCCCGAGCGCGGTGCCCGCGCCGTCGACCAGGTTCGTACCACCGCCCCTCGGGCTCGGGTCGAGCTCGTGCGGCTCGACCTGTCGGACCTGGCGTCGGTGCGCGCCGCGGCCGCGGACATCCGCGAGCGCACCGACGACCAGCTGCACGTGCTCATGAACAACGCGGGCGTGATGGGCCCGCCGCTCGGCCGCACCGCCGACGGTTTCGAGACCCAGATGGGCACCAACCACCTGGGCCACGCCGCGCTGACGTGGCTGCTGATGCCCGCGTTGCGGCAGACCGCGGGCGCCAGGGTCGTGACCGTCTCCAGCCTCGCGCACCGCCGCACCACGCTGCGCCTGGACGACCTCAACTACGAACGCCGCCGGTACAACGCCTTCGGCGCGTACAGCGAGTCGAAGCTGGCCAACCTCATGTTCGCCCAGGAACTGGACCGGAGACTGTCCGCGGCGTCCCTGGACGTGCTCAGCCTGGCCGCGCACCCTGGCCTGACCGACACCGAGCTCGGGCCCAGTGGCGGGCGCGCCCGCCGGAACAAGGTGCTGGAGGTCGGCATCACCCTGTTCAACAAGGCCTTCACCATGCGCACCGAACGAGGCGTGCTGCCCCAGCTCTACGCCGCGACCGCGCCCGGGGTGCGAGGTGGCCAGTACTACGGTCCGGCCAGCATGGGCGAGACCCGGGGCGGGCCCGCCCTGGCCGCCTGCTCGCCGCAGTCCCAGGACACCTCGGTGGCCGCCGAGCTGTACGCGCTGTCCGGCGAGCTCACCGGTATCCATCCTGACCCATCGTGA
- a CDS encoding TetR/AcrR family transcriptional regulator: MEYSETTRQALVDSAVELFTRKGYAGTSLDEIAAKARVTKGALYHHFGGKQALFEAAFEAVETDMLARLGKIVARPGNPWDSSLEALRAYLRVCLEPSYQRIVLHEAPVAMGWERWREAEERFSYGLVRAAVTALVDAGEIENAPVEPMARLMFGALTGSATFIANAADPKRAAVEVGECIERMMSGLRLLHKVGTSEPIRVETTSSSRRRRR, from the coding sequence ATGGAATATTCAGAAACCACCAGGCAGGCTCTGGTCGACAGCGCCGTGGAGCTGTTCACCAGGAAGGGGTACGCGGGTACCTCGCTGGATGAGATCGCGGCGAAGGCGCGGGTCACCAAGGGGGCGCTCTACCACCACTTCGGGGGCAAGCAGGCGTTGTTCGAGGCCGCCTTCGAGGCGGTGGAGACCGACATGCTGGCGCGGCTGGGGAAGATCGTCGCGCGGCCCGGCAACCCCTGGGACAGCTCGCTGGAGGCGCTGCGGGCCTACCTGCGGGTGTGCCTCGAGCCCTCCTACCAGCGGATCGTGTTGCACGAGGCGCCGGTAGCCATGGGCTGGGAACGGTGGCGCGAGGCCGAGGAGCGGTTCAGCTACGGGCTGGTGCGGGCCGCCGTGACGGCACTGGTCGACGCGGGCGAGATCGAGAACGCGCCGGTCGAGCCCATGGCGCGGTTGATGTTCGGCGCGCTGACCGGCAGCGCCACCTTCATCGCCAACGCCGCCGACCCGAAGCGTGCGGCCGTGGAGGTCGGTGAGTGCATCGAGCGGATGATGAGCGGGCTGCGGCTGCTGCACAAGGTCGGCACCTCGGAGCCGATCCGGGTGGAGACGACCTCGAGCTCGCGGCGGCGCAGGCGCTGA
- a CDS encoding LLM class F420-dependent oxidoreductase, translated as MDFRVFTEPQQGATYDDLLRVARCAEDAGYDAFFRSDHYLKMGEVDGLPGPTDAWVTLAGLARETSRVRLGTLMTAATFRHPGPLAIAVAQVDAMSGGRVEFGLGAGWFEREHQAYGLPFPEVAERFDRYAEQLAVITGLWRTPEGEAFSYQGEHYRLTDSPALPKPVQQPTPPVLIGGRGAKRTPMLAARYAAEFNLPFSPPEVAVRQFERVEAACAEIGRDHKEITRSAALVVCVGRDEAEIARRAGVIGREVDELRENGLAGTPAEVADKLGRWREETGISRVYLQVLDLADLDQVELVAAEVMPHFGG; from the coding sequence GTGGATTTCAGGGTCTTCACCGAGCCCCAGCAGGGGGCCACTTATGACGATCTGCTGCGCGTCGCCCGGTGCGCCGAGGACGCGGGTTACGACGCGTTCTTCCGGTCCGACCACTACCTCAAGATGGGCGAGGTGGACGGGCTGCCGGGCCCGACCGACGCCTGGGTGACGCTGGCCGGGCTGGCCAGGGAGACCTCGCGGGTGCGGCTGGGCACCCTGATGACCGCGGCCACGTTCCGGCACCCGGGGCCGCTGGCCATCGCGGTCGCGCAGGTGGACGCCATGTCCGGTGGCCGGGTGGAGTTCGGGCTCGGGGCCGGGTGGTTCGAGCGGGAGCACCAGGCCTACGGGCTGCCGTTTCCGGAGGTGGCCGAGCGCTTCGACCGCTACGCCGAGCAGCTCGCGGTGATCACCGGCCTGTGGCGCACGCCCGAGGGGGAGGCCTTCTCCTACCAGGGCGAGCACTACCGGCTGACCGACTCGCCCGCGCTGCCGAAGCCGGTGCAGCAGCCCACCCCGCCGGTGCTGATCGGTGGCCGGGGCGCCAAGCGCACGCCGATGCTGGCGGCCCGGTACGCGGCCGAGTTCAACCTGCCGTTCAGCCCGCCGGAGGTCGCGGTGCGGCAGTTCGAGCGGGTCGAGGCGGCCTGCGCGGAGATCGGCCGGGACCACAAGGAGATCACCCGCTCCGCCGCGCTGGTCGTGTGCGTCGGCCGGGACGAGGCCGAGATCGCCCGGCGGGCCGGGGTGATCGGCCGCGAGGTCGACGAGCTCCGGGAGAACGGGCTGGCGGGCACCCCGGCCGAGGTGGCCGACAAGCTCGGGCGCTGGCGGGAGGAGACCGGCATCAGCCGGGTCTACCTGCAGGTGCTGGACCTGGCCGACCTGGACCAGGTCGAGCTGGTCGCGGCGGAGGTCATGCCGCACTTCGGCGGCTGA
- a CDS encoding RDD family protein codes for MIDWVPCAAVANFLTTNPPLSAMALFALLTVVTLAVFGRTPGHMAAGIRPTYLAGDKIGFGHSVIRTLLLCLVIPPLVADVDGRGLHDHAARTVVLRVR; via the coding sequence TTGATCGACTGGGTGCCCTGCGCCGCGGTCGCCAACTTCCTCACCACCAACCCACCCCTGTCGGCCATGGCGCTCTTCGCCCTGCTGACCGTGGTCACGCTGGCGGTCTTCGGCCGCACGCCGGGCCACATGGCGGCGGGCATCCGCCCCACCTACCTGGCCGGGGACAAGATCGGCTTCGGCCACTCGGTCATTCGCACCCTGCTGTTGTGCCTGGTCATCCCGCCGCTGGTGGCCGACGTGGACGGCCGGGGCCTGCACGACCACGCCGCCCGCACCGTGGTGCTCCGGGTCCGCTGA
- a CDS encoding ArsR/SmtB family transcription factor, which produces MTDESLESRVKDLETRVRALEAVAEQVTADLGGTLHYQGTLTTPADLTWSMTLPVTRVLALPDHPHIEVLSALGHPVRASLVRVLAKDGPQSAADLQTAAEIGSTGQLYHHLKPLTTTGLVEQDGRGRYRLRPQATIPALLLLAAAADIAGQFKS; this is translated from the coding sequence ATGACCGACGAGTCCCTGGAATCCCGCGTCAAGGACCTGGAAACCCGGGTCCGCGCCCTGGAGGCGGTGGCCGAACAGGTCACCGCCGACCTGGGCGGAACCCTCCACTACCAGGGCACCCTCACCACCCCGGCCGACCTCACCTGGTCGATGACCCTCCCGGTCACCCGGGTGTTGGCTCTCCCGGACCACCCCCACATCGAGGTCCTCTCCGCCCTGGGCCACCCGGTCCGCGCCTCCCTGGTCCGAGTCCTGGCCAAAGACGGCCCCCAGTCAGCGGCCGATCTCCAGACGGCGGCCGAGATCGGCTCGACCGGCCAGCTCTACCACCACCTGAAACCCCTCACCACCACCGGCCTGGTGGAACAGGACGGCCGGGGCCGCTACCGCCTCCGCCCCCAGGCCACCATCCCGGCCCTGCTCCTGCTCGCGGCGGCGGCCGACATCGCGGGCCAGTTCAAGTCCTAG
- a CDS encoding DUF4191 domain-containing protein — MAPKPPKQDKAAAKEAARERRAASKARRKQIFEAFKMQRREDKWLIPLMVLAVLGGTGVVFGIGWLVGYPWVLLPLGIAVGALLAVSIFGRRVQRNVYSKADGQPGAAAWALDNLRGKWRVTQAVAGTTHLDAVHRVLGRPGVVLVAEGAPHRVKPLLAQEKKRIGRLIGDTPIYDIIIGNDEDAKQVPLRRLQTHLSKLPRNITVAQMDVIEKRLSALASRGAALPKGPMPQGAKMRNVQRTIRRR, encoded by the coding sequence ATGGCCCCGAAGCCCCCCAAGCAGGACAAGGCGGCTGCCAAGGAAGCAGCGCGCGAACGACGTGCCGCGTCCAAGGCACGCCGCAAGCAGATCTTCGAAGCGTTCAAGATGCAGCGCCGCGAGGACAAGTGGCTGATCCCACTGATGGTCCTGGCGGTGCTGGGTGGCACGGGCGTGGTCTTCGGCATCGGCTGGCTCGTCGGCTACCCGTGGGTGCTGCTGCCGCTGGGCATCGCGGTCGGCGCCCTGCTCGCGGTGAGCATCTTCGGCCGCCGGGTGCAGCGCAACGTCTACTCCAAGGCCGACGGCCAGCCCGGTGCGGCGGCGTGGGCGCTGGACAACCTGCGCGGCAAGTGGCGCGTCACCCAGGCGGTCGCGGGCACCACGCACCTGGACGCCGTGCACCGCGTGCTCGGCAGGCCGGGCGTGGTGCTGGTGGCAGAGGGTGCGCCGCACCGCGTGAAGCCCCTGCTGGCGCAGGAGAAGAAGCGCATCGGCCGCCTCATCGGCGACACCCCGATCTACGACATCATCATCGGCAACGACGAGGACGCCAAGCAGGTGCCGCTGCGGCGCCTGCAGACGCACCTGTCGAAGCTGCCGCGCAACATCACCGTGGCGCAGATGGACGTCATCGAGAAGCGCCTCAGCGCGCTGGCCAGCCGTGGCGCCGCGCTGCCCAAGGGCCCCATGCCGCAGGGCGCCAAGATGCGCAACGTGCAGCGCACCATCCGCCGCCGCTGA